A genomic segment from Spinacia oleracea cultivar Varoflay chromosome 3, BTI_SOV_V1, whole genome shotgun sequence encodes:
- the LOC110797129 gene encoding basic blue protein-like encodes MAQGIVSAKGVLLLGVGILCLLTITKPAYATVFTVGDAKGWTFNVKDWPEGKSFKAGDVLAFNYDKERHNVVVVSKEGYDKCYDPTGKVSQTGNEKITLASGPNYFICSFPAHCTNGVKIAVNAS; translated from the exons ATGGCTCAGGGAATTGTCAGTGCAAAAGGAGTTTTGTTGCTTGGAGTTGGCATATTGTGCCTTCTAACTATTACCAAGCCTGCATATGCAACTGTTTTCACCGTAGGCGACGCTAAGGGTTGGACCTTTAATGTTAAAGATTGGCCCGAAGGAAAGTCCTTCAAAGCTGGTGATGTTTTAG CATTTAATTATGATAAGGAAAGGCACAATGTGGTAGTGGTGAGCAAGGAGGGTTATGATAAATGCTATGATCCAACCGGAAAAGTTTCTCAAACTGGAAATGAGAAAATCACCTTGGCCTCAGGTCCAAACTATTTCATCTGCTCTTTCCCTGCCCACTGCACCAACGGGGTCAAGATCGCTGTTAATGCATCCTAA